Within Candidatus Krumholzibacteriia bacterium, the genomic segment GTGGATAATACGCGGAACCCCGGAGGAACCCATGGACAACGAGTTTCGACCGTACGTCCCTGCCTCGGTACTGGACATGGCGGAGACGAGTCTCCGCGCCATCATTCTCGGCAGCATCCTGTGCCTGCTCATGTGCGCGGCCAACGTGTACGTCGGCCTCTACGCCGGCATGACCGTCAGCGCCGCCATTCCCGCGTCCGTCATATCGATGGGCGTGCTGCGCGGCATGCTGCGGCGCGGAACCATTCTCGAGAACAACATTGTCCACACCGTGGCGAGTGCGGGCGAAGCGCTGGCGGCGGGCGTCATCTTCACCATCCCGGCCATCGTGCTGCTGGGCCTGTGGACGAACTTCAACTATCTGGAGACCACGATGATCGCGCTGGCCGGCGGCATCATCGGCGTCACCATGATGGTGCCGCTGCGGCGCGCCATGATCATCGAGCAGAAGGAGCTCAAGTTCCCGGAGGGTGTGGCCTGCGCCGAGGTGCTCAAGGCCGGCGACCGCGGTGGTGAGGAAATGAAGGGGATCTTCGGCGCGCTGGGGATCGGCGCCCTGTACAAGATCGGCGTGTCCGTGGTCGGGCTGTTCATGGGAACCGTGGAACGCGCGTTCGCATTCGGGCGCAGCGCCGCCTACGGTGGTATCGACAACTCACCCATGCTGATGGCGGTCGGCTTTCTGGTCGGGTTCGAGATCAGCGCGCTCATCGTGATCGGCGGCCTGATCAGCTTCTGGGTGGCGATCCCGATTCTGGTCGCCCAGGCCGGCGGCGTGACCGGTGATCCCACCGCTTTCGTGGGAGACATCTGGGACCAGAAAATCCGCTACTTCGGCATCGGCGCCATGGTGGTGGGCGGCGTGTACTCCATCATCAAGGTGGCGACCAGCATCCGCGCCGGCGTGGCCAGCGCCATCCACGGCCTGCGCCACGGCGAGCACCCGTCCACCATTCGCACCGAACAGAACATCACCGGCAAGTGGCTCGTGGGCCTCACCTTCGTGTGTGTGGCGCTGATGGCCGCGGTGTACCTGCGCATGACCGGCAGCGTCGGGGTGACCGCGGT encodes:
- a CDS encoding oligopeptide transporter, OPT family — protein: MDNEFRPYVPASVLDMAETSLRAIILGSILCLLMCAANVYVGLYAGMTVSAAIPASVISMGVLRGMLRRGTILENNIVHTVASAGEALAAGVIFTIPAIVLLGLWTNFNYLETTMIALAGGIIGVTMMVPLRRAMIIEQKELKFPEGVACAEVLKAGDRGGEEMKGIFGALGIGALYKIGVSVVGLFMGTVERAFAFGRSAAYGGIDNSPMLMAVGFLVGFEISALIVIGGLISFWVAIPILVAQAGGVTGDPTAFVGDIWDQKIRYFGIGAMVVGGVYSIIKVATSIRAGVASAIHGLRHGEHPSTIRTEQNITGKWLVGLTFVCVALMAAVYLRMTGSVGVTAVTTVLMFFLAFFFVAVAAYIVGLVGSSNSPTSGMTICTVLIAAGIILLFGFTGTRGMLATLGVAGVVCCAASLSGDICQDLKISYLLGATPRRQQWSAIWGTVLAAFIVAPVMTLLHSAYGIGEAAREGVAPLAAPQAMMFKGLVGTIFSHSEMPWTLLFLGAGVGILAIVIDRIFLEPRNASFRLYVMPLAVGMYLPLTVTTPLLLGGIVYKMVENNSKKKKLSPEASMNAIHRGFLFASGLVAGEAIMGIVIAGLVVARLDMPFIKPWASDGIMQLVSLAALLFMTWMLLRKSLGTKKA